In Erpetoichthys calabaricus chromosome 4, fErpCal1.3, whole genome shotgun sequence, one genomic interval encodes:
- the gja5b gene encoding gap junction protein, alpha 5b, producing MGDWTFLGNVLDKVQQYSTMVGKVWLTVLFIFRILVLGTAAESSWGDERTDFLCDTLQPGCTNVCYDKMFPISHIRYWVLQFIFVSTPSLIYMVHALHLVHMEQKRMQNEDSERSPPRHKEYPEETEEPIVKIPLKGALLKTYVFSIIIRTFIEVAFILGQYYLYGILLKVLYVCHSSPCPNAVNCYVSRPTEKNVFIVFMLVVAALSLLLSLLELYHLGWKKVKECLQSYKVPPSQDDAIPATNEGQGKIAQACTPPPDFDQCLVQPTSHCQTFSDKMAHQQNSVNLATELHRSSDNLGQEDFLHMNYMQGCNESNATPTVYIDSFLKGKCRLSKASGSSSRVRTDDLTV from the coding sequence ATGGGTGACTGGACCTTCTTAGGAAATGTTCTCGATAAAGTTCAACAGTACTCAACAATGGTGGGAAAGGTCTGGCTgactgttttattcattttccgTATCCTAGTCTTAGGCACAGCAGCTGAGTCTTCCTGGGGCGATGAGCGGACTGACTTCCTATGCGACACCCTTCAGCCTGGTTGCACAAATGTTTGCTATGATAAGATGTTCCCAATCTCCCACATCCGTTATTGGGTTCTCCAGTTTATATTTGTTTCCaccccctcactaatctacatgGTACATGCTTTACATTTGGTTCATATGGAGCAAAAGAGGATGCAGAATGAAGACAGTGAAAGATCACCTCCAAGGCATAAGGAGTATCCCGAAGAAACAGAAGAACCTATTGTGAAGATTCCATTGAAGGGAGCTTTACTCAAAACATATGTGTTTAGTATCATCATAAGAACCTTCATTGAAGTGGCTTTCATTTTGGGCCAGTATTATTTGTACGGCATATTACTTAAAGTGCTTTATGTCTGCCACTCCTCACCTTGCCCAAATGCTGTCAACTGCTATGTATCCAGGCCAACTGAGAAGAATGTATTCATTGTATTTATGCTTGTTGTTGctgcactgtcacttttgttGAGTTTACTCGAACTTTACCATCTTGGCTGGAAGAAAGTGAAAGAATGTTTACAGAGCTATAAAGTGCCGCCCTCACAAGATGATGCAATCCCTGCCACCAATGAAGGCCAAGGCAAAATTGCACAGGCCTGCACACCACCGCCAGACTTTGATCAATGCCTTGTGCAACCAACTTCCCATTGCCAGACATTCAGTGACAAGATGGCTCACCAGCAAAACTCAGTCAATCTGGCAACAGAGCTTCATAGAAGCAGTGATAACCTGGGTCAGGAAGATTTTCTGCACATGAATTATATGCAAGGCTGTAACGAATCTAATGCAAcacccactgtatatattgacAGCTTTTTAAAGGGAAAGTGCAGACTCAGTAAAGCAAGTGGATCCAGTAGTAGAGTGAGAACAGATGACTTAACTGTATGA